A region from the Achromobacter seleniivolatilans genome encodes:
- the modB gene encoding molybdate ABC transporter permease subunit translates to MSDPVWVPLLLSLKVAGWATLIATVAGTAAAYGLSRWRWPGRDLLDAILTLPLVLPPTVLGYYLLVLLGRRGIIGETLAKWNIELVFTWQGAVIAASVVAFPLIFKSARAAFENVDSQLENAARVLGVCEAGVFFRVTLPLAARGIAAGVLLAFARALGEFGATLMIAGNLPGRTQTLSVAIYEAVQAGDDSTANMLVLVTSVTCIAVLLLAGKLVPIGARDRNGGGR, encoded by the coding sequence ATGAGCGATCCGGTATGGGTGCCCTTGCTGCTTTCTTTGAAAGTGGCTGGCTGGGCAACGCTGATAGCCACCGTGGCCGGCACCGCGGCGGCTTATGGCTTGTCCCGCTGGCGCTGGCCGGGGCGGGACCTGCTGGACGCCATTCTGACTTTGCCGCTGGTCCTGCCGCCGACCGTGCTGGGTTATTACCTGCTGGTGTTGCTGGGGCGGCGCGGCATCATCGGCGAAACGCTGGCCAAGTGGAACATTGAACTGGTCTTTACCTGGCAGGGCGCCGTCATCGCGGCGTCCGTCGTAGCCTTTCCGCTGATATTCAAATCCGCTCGCGCGGCCTTCGAAAACGTCGACAGCCAGCTGGAAAACGCAGCGCGGGTGCTGGGCGTCTGTGAGGCAGGCGTGTTCTTTCGCGTGACCTTGCCCTTGGCCGCGCGCGGTATTGCAGCAGGCGTCTTGCTGGCCTTTGCGCGGGCATTGGGAGAATTCGGCGCCACGCTGATGATCGCCGGCAACCTGCCTGGCCGCACACAGACCCTGTCCGTCGCCATTTATGAAGCCGTGCAGGCGGGGGATGATTCCACCGCCAACATGCTGGTGCTGGTGACGTCGGTGACCTGCATCGCGGTCTTGCTGCTGGCGGGCAAGCTGGTGCCGATAGGCGCGCGCGATCGCAATGGGGGCGGGCGATGA
- a CDS encoding sulfate/molybdate ABC transporter ATP-binding protein: MSVSIDIRKRMVSGDRHFELDAAFTSASKRIALFGPSGAGKSLTLRAVAGLLRPDAGRIEINGRVLFDQQAGIYLPAQARRVAYLFQDYALFPHLTVAQNIAFGLRRGWLNPPRREVGPQARRWVDAFELSSIVGSYPNEISGGQKQRVALARALMLQPDILLLDEPFSALDSQLRGKMRQELNALQRQLDVPMLLITHDPADVDALADEVFEVRGGKVRRRDEDVGV; the protein is encoded by the coding sequence ATGAGCGTCAGTATTGATATCCGCAAGCGCATGGTGTCGGGCGACCGGCATTTCGAACTGGATGCGGCGTTTACGTCGGCATCCAAGCGCATCGCCTTGTTCGGGCCATCTGGGGCAGGCAAAAGCCTGACCTTGCGCGCGGTGGCGGGATTGCTGCGTCCCGATGCGGGCCGCATCGAGATCAATGGCCGGGTGTTGTTCGACCAGCAGGCAGGCATCTATCTGCCCGCGCAAGCGCGGCGCGTGGCCTATCTGTTCCAGGATTACGCGCTGTTTCCTCACCTGACCGTGGCGCAGAACATTGCCTTTGGTTTGCGGCGCGGCTGGCTGAACCCGCCCAGACGCGAAGTGGGGCCGCAGGCCAGGCGCTGGGTCGACGCGTTTGAATTGAGCTCCATTGTGGGCAGCTACCCCAATGAAATCTCGGGCGGTCAGAAACAGCGCGTGGCCTTGGCGCGCGCGCTGATGTTGCAGCCCGATATTCTGTTGCTGGACGAACCGTTTTCAGCGCTGGATTCGCAACTGCGCGGCAAAATGCGCCAGGAATTGAACGCGTTGCAGCGGCAGCTGGATGTGCCGATGCTGCTGATCACCCATGATCCGGCGGATGTCGATGCCTTGGCCGACGAGGTTTTTGAAGTGCGCGGCGGCAAAGTGCGCCGTCGAGATGAAGACGTAGGCGTCTGA
- a CDS encoding TOBE domain-containing protein, with protein MLELDGSIWFRSGAQTWGGKNRIDLLAQIDATGSITAAARAVGMSYKGAWDAIDAMNNLAGEPLVVRAAGGKGGGGTQLTDRARRLIATFRALETEHRKFMENLTRAGLDASGDIDLMRRFMLKTSARNKFLGTVVEIRTGAVNDEILLRIAGGQTIVATITRESTKELGLETGKEAIALVKASSVIVGAPGPGLRISARNQLEGKISDVRPGAVNSEILIAVEGGATLVAIVTNESANDLALGVGAPAVGIFKASSVILGVLD; from the coding sequence ATGTTGGAACTCGACGGCTCAATCTGGTTTCGTTCCGGCGCCCAAACCTGGGGCGGAAAGAACCGCATAGACCTATTGGCGCAAATCGACGCCACCGGCTCCATCACTGCTGCCGCGCGTGCAGTGGGCATGAGCTACAAGGGGGCTTGGGACGCCATCGACGCCATGAACAATCTGGCGGGCGAACCCCTGGTGGTGCGGGCTGCGGGCGGCAAAGGCGGCGGCGGCACGCAGTTGACAGACCGCGCTCGCCGCCTGATCGCGACGTTCCGGGCGCTAGAGACCGAGCACCGGAAATTCATGGAAAACCTGACGCGCGCTGGACTGGATGCCAGCGGCGACATCGATCTGATGAGGCGTTTTATGTTGAAAACCAGCGCACGCAATAAATTCCTGGGCACCGTCGTTGAGATCCGGACGGGCGCGGTCAATGACGAAATTCTGCTGCGCATCGCGGGCGGCCAGACTATCGTGGCGACCATTACGCGGGAAAGCACCAAAGAATTGGGCCTGGAAACCGGCAAAGAAGCGATTGCGCTGGTGAAGGCATCGTCCGTCATTGTCGGCGCCCCGGGTCCGGGTCTGCGGATATCGGCTCGCAATCAGTTGGAAGGCAAGATCAGCGATGTGCGCCCGGGCGCGGTGAACAGCGAGATTCTGATTGCGGTGGAAGGCGGCGCCACGCTCGTGGCCATCGTTACCAATGAAAGCGCGAATGATCTGGCGCTGGGCGTTGGCGCGCCAGCCGTTGGCATCTTCAAAGCATCCAGCGTGATTTTGGGCGTGCTGGACTGA
- a CDS encoding DUF4136 domain-containing protein — translation MKALKALKCLTAGSMTALLAACASGPTVKADYDHQANFAQYRTFGYMTPLGTDKAGYSTLLTERLKDATRGQMEMRGYVFSASNPDLLVNFSAKLQQKTQVTPAAPPMGPYYGYRSGFYGGWPGYGWGDDVYQYTEGTLNIDLVDPRRKQLVWEGVAVGEVQNPEAAGSSQNVDKAVAQIFAKYPFRAGVAAPQLPDKTKP, via the coding sequence ATGAAAGCGTTAAAAGCGTTGAAATGCTTGACGGCTGGTTCCATGACGGCATTGCTGGCGGCCTGCGCCTCTGGCCCCACCGTGAAAGCCGATTACGATCATCAAGCCAATTTCGCTCAGTACCGCACTTTTGGGTATATGACGCCGTTGGGCACCGACAAGGCAGGGTATAGCACTTTGTTGACTGAGCGCCTGAAAGACGCCACGCGCGGCCAGATGGAAATGCGCGGTTATGTCTTCAGTGCGTCCAATCCCGATCTGCTCGTCAATTTCAGCGCCAAACTCCAGCAAAAAACTCAGGTCACGCCGGCGGCTCCGCCGATGGGGCCCTACTACGGCTACCGTTCCGGGTTCTACGGCGGCTGGCCGGGTTATGGTTGGGGCGACGATGTTTATCAATATACCGAGGGAACGCTTAACATCGACTTAGTCGATCCGCGCCGCAAGCAGCTGGTCTGGGAGGGCGTGGCGGTCGGAGAGGTCCAGAACCCCGAAGCCGCTGGCTCTTCGCAGAATGTGGACAAGGCCGTGGCGCAGATCTTTGCCAAATACCCATTCCGGGCCGGCGTTGCCGCACCGCAATTGCCGGACAAAACCAAACCTTAG
- a CDS encoding patatin-like phospholipase family protein gives MTTRRKAPSTDTGDTPSYDTVALVLQGGGALGSYQAGVYQGLHEAGIRPNWISGISIGSINAAIIAGSPEDERVERLRGFWESICRPAGFGSIPWGDSLAGMFQGIPYGFGSPAMNGQLSAFQALFSGQPGFFKLRFPPPYMLHGQGAASTSFYDTAPLAATLRQYVDFDLLNSGVVRASFGVVNVRTGNFAYFDSLKDTLRPEHIMASGALPPGFPSVEIDGEHYWDGGVVSNTPLAQVLTTDNMRDTLAFQVDLWPARGPLPTSLEEVAERQKDIQYSSRTRLVTDQMRRILKLRHGLQRLLEKLPEADRRAPELADIRRLSHTPATNIINLIYESKHLESFSKDYEFGTEAMREHWDSGLLDIRQTLAKPGILARPTENSCFVTHDIHRNSKHA, from the coding sequence ATGACGACTCGCCGCAAAGCCCCGTCCACCGACACCGGCGATACGCCTTCCTACGACACCGTCGCCCTCGTGCTGCAAGGCGGGGGGGCGTTGGGGTCCTACCAGGCGGGCGTCTATCAGGGCTTGCACGAAGCCGGCATACGGCCCAACTGGATTTCGGGTATTTCCATCGGGTCCATCAACGCGGCCATCATCGCGGGTTCGCCTGAAGATGAGCGCGTGGAAAGGTTGCGCGGCTTCTGGGAAAGCATTTGCCGGCCGGCGGGTTTCGGGTCCATCCCTTGGGGTGATTCATTGGCGGGCATGTTCCAGGGCATTCCGTACGGCTTTGGATCGCCCGCCATGAATGGCCAGTTGTCTGCCTTTCAGGCATTGTTCTCGGGCCAGCCCGGCTTTTTCAAGCTGCGGTTCCCGCCGCCCTATATGCTGCATGGTCAGGGCGCGGCCTCTACCAGCTTCTATGACACCGCTCCGCTGGCAGCCACGCTGCGCCAGTACGTAGACTTTGACTTGCTCAATAGCGGCGTGGTCCGCGCGAGTTTTGGCGTGGTCAATGTGCGGACCGGAAACTTCGCCTATTTTGATAGCCTGAAAGACACGCTGCGCCCTGAACACATCATGGCCTCGGGCGCTTTGCCGCCTGGGTTCCCTTCGGTAGAGATCGACGGCGAACACTACTGGGACGGCGGCGTGGTCTCCAACACGCCCTTGGCGCAGGTGCTGACCACCGACAATATGCGCGATACGCTGGCGTTTCAGGTCGATTTATGGCCGGCGCGCGGACCCTTGCCGACCTCGCTCGAAGAAGTGGCCGAACGGCAGAAAGACATTCAATATTCCAGCCGGACGCGTCTGGTCACCGATCAAATGCGGCGCATATTGAAACTACGCCATGGTTTGCAGCGCCTGCTGGAAAAGCTGCCCGAAGCCGATCGCCGGGCGCCTGAGCTGGCCGATATCCGCAGGTTATCCCATACGCCCGCGACCAACATCATCAACCTGATCTACGAATCCAAGCATCTGGAGAGTTTTTCCAAGGACTATGAATTCGGTACTGAGGCCATGCGCGAGCATTGGGATTCTGGTCTGTTGGACATCCGTCAAACGCTGGCTAAACCGGGAATTCTGGCCCGGCCCACTGAAAACAGTTGCTTCGTCACGCATGACATTCATCGCAACAGCAAGCACGCCTGA
- a CDS encoding winged helix-turn-helix domain-containing protein translates to MNVPHLPARLALNPQPATRPPRSAPARLPLDEGPDRIDGWWSLLYRGWTLLTPSGHRVDLTETERACFVCLLKNPGQELLRHELFAIRAGTNMRTLNVAICRLRSKVLSTGSRLPLHTVHGAGYVFLGNLRELSNC, encoded by the coding sequence ATGAATGTTCCCCATCTACCCGCTCGCCTGGCGTTAAACCCGCAGCCGGCAACCCGCCCGCCACGTTCCGCCCCGGCCCGCCTGCCCCTCGATGAGGGCCCCGACCGGATCGACGGCTGGTGGAGCCTGTTGTACCGGGGCTGGACGCTGCTTACCCCCAGCGGCCATCGTGTCGACCTGACCGAAACCGAGCGGGCGTGTTTCGTCTGCCTGTTGAAGAATCCGGGTCAGGAACTGTTGCGCCATGAGCTTTTTGCCATCCGTGCTGGCACTAATATGCGGACACTAAACGTTGCCATCTGCCGCTTGCGCAGCAAAGTTCTGTCAACCGGTTCCCGGCTGCCTTTGCATACCGTACACGGCGCTGGCTATGTGTTCCTGGGTAACCTCAGAGAGCTTTCCAATTGCTAA
- a CDS encoding efflux RND transporter periplasmic adaptor subunit, with product MRFSPKRVSGLAFSGGVLALILAGCGEKPQMNPGMPQVSVITVQPERAPIVSELPGRVDAVRDAQIRSRVTGIVQKITFEQGGDVKENQLLFKIDPAPYKAAYDQATAQLKQAQASLFSAKLLADRYAPLVKANAVSKQEYDNAVASFRQADANVAAAKAAQDNAAINLGYTDVTSPITGRIGKPLVTEGALVESTSATQMATVQQLDPVYVDFTQSTADLASLRRAFASGQLQQVGKDAARATVVLEDGSEYAHPGKLLFTGITVDPSTGQVNLRAEVPNPDGILLPGMYVRVRLEQGVDDKALVVPQQALQRTADGSQSLMLVKDNKIEQLPVTTGGSLKNNWLITSGLKAGDVVVVEGFQKIRPGAPVQVSQWNKNGAPAKGGQPAAQPGAKPAAPAEPPKPAEPAQQDKAAGQKS from the coding sequence ATGCGGTTTTCGCCTAAACGTGTTTCAGGTCTGGCTTTTTCCGGTGGCGTCCTCGCGCTGATACTGGCGGGGTGTGGCGAAAAGCCCCAAATGAACCCCGGCATGCCCCAGGTCAGCGTCATTACCGTGCAGCCTGAGCGCGCACCTATCGTCTCTGAGTTGCCTGGCCGCGTTGACGCCGTGCGCGACGCGCAGATCCGCTCGCGGGTCACGGGCATTGTGCAGAAAATCACCTTCGAGCAAGGTGGCGACGTCAAGGAAAACCAGCTGCTGTTCAAGATTGATCCGGCGCCCTACAAGGCGGCTTACGATCAAGCGACCGCGCAATTGAAGCAGGCGCAGGCCAGTCTGTTCAGCGCCAAGCTGTTGGCGGACCGCTACGCGCCGCTGGTCAAGGCCAACGCCGTCAGCAAGCAGGAATATGACAACGCCGTGGCATCGTTCCGTCAGGCCGATGCCAATGTGGCAGCCGCCAAGGCTGCGCAGGACAACGCGGCGATCAACCTGGGTTACACCGACGTCACCTCGCCCATCACGGGCCGCATCGGCAAGCCGCTGGTGACCGAAGGCGCGCTGGTGGAATCCACCTCCGCTACTCAAATGGCAACCGTGCAGCAGCTGGACCCGGTGTACGTGGACTTCACTCAGTCCACCGCCGATCTGGCCTCGCTGCGCCGGGCGTTCGCCAGCGGCCAGTTGCAGCAGGTAGGCAAGGACGCCGCCCGCGCCACGGTCGTGCTGGAAGACGGTTCCGAATATGCTCACCCGGGCAAGCTGTTGTTCACCGGCATTACCGTCGACCCGAGCACGGGCCAGGTGAACCTGCGCGCTGAAGTCCCCAACCCCGACGGCATCCTGCTGCCCGGCATGTATGTGCGCGTGCGGCTGGAGCAGGGCGTGGACGACAAGGCGCTGGTCGTGCCGCAGCAAGCGCTGCAACGCACGGCCGATGGCTCGCAAAGCCTGATGCTGGTCAAGGACAACAAGATCGAACAATTGCCCGTGACCACCGGCGGTTCCCTGAAGAACAACTGGTTGATTACCAGCGGTTTGAAGGCGGGCGACGTCGTCGTGGTGGAAGGCTTCCAGAAGATCCGTCCGGGTGCGCCGGTGCAAGTCAGCCAATGGAATAAAAACGGAGCCCCCGCGAAGGGCGGCCAACCCGCGGCACAACCCGGCGCCAAGCCGGCAGCCCCCGCGGAACCGCCCAAGCCGGCCGAACCTGCCCAGCAGGACAAGGCCGCAGGCCAGAAATCGTAA